A section of the Excalfactoria chinensis isolate bCotChi1 chromosome 32, bCotChi1.hap2, whole genome shotgun sequence genome encodes:
- the ARNT gene encoding aryl hydrocarbon receptor nuclear translocator isoform X2 has translation MAATAANPEMASDVSSLGAAVGSGNPGAGAQTGGAIVQRAAKRRPGLDFDDDGEGNSKFLRCDDDSMPNDKERFARENHSEIERRRRNKMTAYITELSDMVPTCSALARKPDKLTILRMAVSHMKSLRGTGNTSTDGTYKPSFLTDQELKHLILEAADGFLFIVSCETGRVVYVSDSVTPVLNQPQSEWFGSTLYDQVHPDDVGKLREQLSTSENALTEGTKPWCLSNKDPAAPPESASKGRILDLKTGTVKKEGQQSMRMCMGSRRSFICRMRCGNSSVDAVSVNRLSFMRNRCRNGLGATKDGEPHYVVVHCTGYIKAWPPAGVSLPDDDPDAGQGSKFCLVAIGRLQVTSSPNCTDMSNVCQPTEFISRHNTEGIFTFIDHRCVATVGYQPQELLGKDIVDFCHPEDQQLLRDSFQQVVKLKGQVLSVMFRFRSKNREWLWMRTSSFTFQNPYSDEIEYIICTNTNVKNSSQESRPALSNPMQRPQLGQSVSLPLEMGTAQLPSRQQQQQPQQTELEVVPGRESLSGYDQVPVQPVTAAGPEHSKPLEKAESLFNQERDPRFGEIYSSINADQNKAIPASSVPANPTLFPQGNTFTPSRPAENFRSSSMVPPVNIIQQQPAATGRILAQISRHASPAQVSGSSWAAGTRPAFTAQQVASQAVKTRPPSFSMGTFQGSPSSFSPMAAPGSTASPSSSAYPNLSGRSSGFTTDAAQTPAPFQARAAAEGVGMWPQWQGQHHSTAAGEQHVQQPSQPEAFSDMLTMLGDQGPNYNNEEFPELNIFPSFSE, from the exons gCTCGATTTTGATGATGATGGCGAAGGGAACAGTAAATTCCTCAG GTGTGATGACGACTCGATGCCAAACGACAAGGAGCGGTTTGCCAG GGAGAATCACAGCGAGATCGAACGTAGGCGGAGGAACAAAATGACCGCCTACATCACCGAGCTGTCTGACATGGTGCCCACCTGCAGCGCCCTGGCGCGCAAACCGGACAAGCTGACCATCTTACGTATGGCCGTATCCCACATGAAGTCCCTGCGCGGCACAGGGAACACCTCCACGGATGGCACCTACAAACCTTCCTTCCTCACCGACCAG GAGCTCAAACACCTGATCCTGGAGGCAGCCGATGGCTTCTTGTTCATCGTGTCCTGTGAGACGGGGAGGGTGGTTTACGTCTCGGACTCGGTGACTCCTGTCCTCAATCAGCCGCAGTCGGAGTGGTTCGGCAGCACGCTGTACGACCAGGTGCACCCAGATGATGTGGGCAAGCTGAGGGAGCAACTCTCCACATCAGAGAATGCATTGACAG AAGGAACCAAACCCTGGTGCCTTTCTAACAAGGATCCTGCAGCCCCCCCTGAGAGTGCATCTAAAG GTCGCATCCTGGATTTGAAGACGGGAACCGTCAAGAAGGAAGGGCAGCAGTCCATGAGGATGTGCATGGGCTCACGGAGATCCTTCATCTGCCGCATGAG GTGTGGCAACAGCTCAGTGGACGCAGTGTCTGTCAATCGTCTCAGCTTCATGAGGAATCGCTGCAG GAACGGCTTAGGTGCGACGAAGGATGGGGAGCCTCACTACGTGGTGGTGCACTGCACAGGTTACATCAAGGCCTGGCCCCCTGCAG GTGTTTCACTGCCTGATGATGACCCAGATGCTGGCCAGGGCAGCAAGTTTTGCCTGGTGGCTATTGGCAGGCTCCAG GTCACCAGCTCTCCCAACTGTACAGACATGAGCAATGTTTGTCAGCCAACAGAGTTCATCTCCCGACACAACACAGAAGGCATTTTCACCTTCATAGACCACCGCTGCGTGGCTACTGTTGGCTACCAGCCACAG GAACTTCTGGGGAAGGACATTGTGGATTTCTGCCACCCAGAGGACCAGCAGCTTTTGAGGGACAGCTTTCAGCAG GTGGTGAAGTTAAAAGGCCAGGTTCTGTCAGTCATGTTCCGATTCCGATCCAAAAACCGGGAATGGCTCTGGATGAGAACCAGCTCCTTTACCTTCCAGAACCCCTACTCGGATGAAATTGAGTACATCATCTGTACCAACACCAACGTCAA GAACTCGAGCCAGGAATCTCGGCCTGCCCTATCAAACCCAATGCAGAGGCCCCAGCTGGGGCAGAGTGTCAGCCTTCCCCTGGAGAtgggcacagctcagctgccctcaaG gcagcagcagcagcagccgcaaCAGACAGAGCTGGAAGTGGTGCCAGGAAGAGAGAGCCTGTCTGGGTACGACCAG GTTCCTGTGCAGCCCGTGACTGCTGCTGgcccagagcacagcaaacCACTGGAGAAGGCAGAGAGCCTCTTTAACCAGGAGAGGGACCCGAGGTTTGGGGAGATCTACAGCAGCATCAACGCAG ACCAGAACAAAGCCATTCCTGCCAGCTCAGTGCCTGCCAACCCCACCCTCTTCCCACAGGGAAACACTTTCACACCGTCACGACCTGCTGAGAACTTCAG gagcagcagcatggtGCCTCCAGTCAACATCATCCAGCAGCAGCCGGCAGCAACAGGTCGGATCCTGGCTCAGATCTCACGTCACGCCAGCCCTGCTCAGGTCAGCGGGAGCAGTTGGGCTGCCGGGACCCGACCGGCGTTCACAGCGCAG CAGGTGGCCTCCCAAGCAGTGAAGACTCGGCCGCCTTCATTCAGCATGGGGACGTTCCAGGGCAGCCCATCCTCATTCAGCCCCATGGCAGCTCCAGGCTCCACAGcttcccccagcagctctgcctacCCAAACCTCTCTGGCCGCAGCTCAGGCTTCA CCACGGATGCGGCGCAGACCCCAGCCCCGTTCCAAGCCCgggcagcagctgaaggagtgGGGATGTGGCCACAATGGCAAGgacagcatcacagcacagcagccgGGGAGCAGCACGTGCAGCAGCCCAGCCAACCTGAGGCCTTCTCA GACATGCTGACCATGCTGGGAGATCAAGGTCCCAACTACAACAACGAGGAGTTCCCCGAGTTGAacatcttcccttctttttcagagtaa
- the ARNT gene encoding aryl hydrocarbon receptor nuclear translocator isoform X7, translated as MAATAANPEMASDVSSLGAAVGSGNPGAGAQTGGAIVQRAAKRRPGLDFDDDGEGNSKFLRCDDDSMPNDKERFARENHSEIERRRRNKMTAYITELSDMVPTCSALARKPDKLTILRMAVSHMKSLRGTGNTSTDGTYKPSFLTDQELKHLILEAADGFLFIVSCETGRVVYVSDSVTPVLNQPQSEWFGSTLYDQVHPDDVGKLREQLSTSENALTEGTKPWCLSNKDPAAPPESASKGRILDLKTGTVKKEGQQSMRMCMGSRRSFICRMRCGNSSVDAVSVNRLSFMRNRCRNGLGATKDGEPHYVVVHCTGYIKAWPPAGVSLPDDDPDAGQGSKFCLVAIGRLQVTSSPNCTDMSNVCQPTEFISRHNTEGIFTFIDHRCVATVGYQPQELLGKDIVDFCHPEDQQLLRDSFQQVVKLKGQVLSVMFRFRSKNREWLWMRTSSFTFQNPYSDEIEYIICTNTNVKQQQQQPQQTELEVVPGRESLSGYDQVPVQPVTAAGPEHSKPLEKAESLFNQERDPRFGEIYSSINADQNKAIPASSVPANPTLFPQGNTFTPSRPAENFRSSSMVPPVNIIQQQPAATGRILAQISRHASPAQVSGSSWAAGTRPAFTAQQVASQAVKTRPPSFSMGTFQGSPSSFSPMAAPGSTASPSSSAYPNLSGRSSGFTTDAAQTPAPFQARAAAEGVGMWPQWQGQHHSTAAGEQHVQQPSQPEAFSDMLTMLGDQGPNYNNEEFPELNIFPSFSE; from the exons gCTCGATTTTGATGATGATGGCGAAGGGAACAGTAAATTCCTCAG GTGTGATGACGACTCGATGCCAAACGACAAGGAGCGGTTTGCCAG GGAGAATCACAGCGAGATCGAACGTAGGCGGAGGAACAAAATGACCGCCTACATCACCGAGCTGTCTGACATGGTGCCCACCTGCAGCGCCCTGGCGCGCAAACCGGACAAGCTGACCATCTTACGTATGGCCGTATCCCACATGAAGTCCCTGCGCGGCACAGGGAACACCTCCACGGATGGCACCTACAAACCTTCCTTCCTCACCGACCAG GAGCTCAAACACCTGATCCTGGAGGCAGCCGATGGCTTCTTGTTCATCGTGTCCTGTGAGACGGGGAGGGTGGTTTACGTCTCGGACTCGGTGACTCCTGTCCTCAATCAGCCGCAGTCGGAGTGGTTCGGCAGCACGCTGTACGACCAGGTGCACCCAGATGATGTGGGCAAGCTGAGGGAGCAACTCTCCACATCAGAGAATGCATTGACAG AAGGAACCAAACCCTGGTGCCTTTCTAACAAGGATCCTGCAGCCCCCCCTGAGAGTGCATCTAAAG GTCGCATCCTGGATTTGAAGACGGGAACCGTCAAGAAGGAAGGGCAGCAGTCCATGAGGATGTGCATGGGCTCACGGAGATCCTTCATCTGCCGCATGAG GTGTGGCAACAGCTCAGTGGACGCAGTGTCTGTCAATCGTCTCAGCTTCATGAGGAATCGCTGCAG GAACGGCTTAGGTGCGACGAAGGATGGGGAGCCTCACTACGTGGTGGTGCACTGCACAGGTTACATCAAGGCCTGGCCCCCTGCAG GTGTTTCACTGCCTGATGATGACCCAGATGCTGGCCAGGGCAGCAAGTTTTGCCTGGTGGCTATTGGCAGGCTCCAG GTCACCAGCTCTCCCAACTGTACAGACATGAGCAATGTTTGTCAGCCAACAGAGTTCATCTCCCGACACAACACAGAAGGCATTTTCACCTTCATAGACCACCGCTGCGTGGCTACTGTTGGCTACCAGCCACAG GAACTTCTGGGGAAGGACATTGTGGATTTCTGCCACCCAGAGGACCAGCAGCTTTTGAGGGACAGCTTTCAGCAG GTGGTGAAGTTAAAAGGCCAGGTTCTGTCAGTCATGTTCCGATTCCGATCCAAAAACCGGGAATGGCTCTGGATGAGAACCAGCTCCTTTACCTTCCAGAACCCCTACTCGGATGAAATTGAGTACATCATCTGTACCAACACCAACGTCAA gcagcagcagcagcagccgcaaCAGACAGAGCTGGAAGTGGTGCCAGGAAGAGAGAGCCTGTCTGGGTACGACCAG GTTCCTGTGCAGCCCGTGACTGCTGCTGgcccagagcacagcaaacCACTGGAGAAGGCAGAGAGCCTCTTTAACCAGGAGAGGGACCCGAGGTTTGGGGAGATCTACAGCAGCATCAACGCAG ACCAGAACAAAGCCATTCCTGCCAGCTCAGTGCCTGCCAACCCCACCCTCTTCCCACAGGGAAACACTTTCACACCGTCACGACCTGCTGAGAACTTCAG gagcagcagcatggtGCCTCCAGTCAACATCATCCAGCAGCAGCCGGCAGCAACAGGTCGGATCCTGGCTCAGATCTCACGTCACGCCAGCCCTGCTCAGGTCAGCGGGAGCAGTTGGGCTGCCGGGACCCGACCGGCGTTCACAGCGCAG CAGGTGGCCTCCCAAGCAGTGAAGACTCGGCCGCCTTCATTCAGCATGGGGACGTTCCAGGGCAGCCCATCCTCATTCAGCCCCATGGCAGCTCCAGGCTCCACAGcttcccccagcagctctgcctacCCAAACCTCTCTGGCCGCAGCTCAGGCTTCA CCACGGATGCGGCGCAGACCCCAGCCCCGTTCCAAGCCCgggcagcagctgaaggagtgGGGATGTGGCCACAATGGCAAGgacagcatcacagcacagcagccgGGGAGCAGCACGTGCAGCAGCCCAGCCAACCTGAGGCCTTCTCA GACATGCTGACCATGCTGGGAGATCAAGGTCCCAACTACAACAACGAGGAGTTCCCCGAGTTGAacatcttcccttctttttcagagtaa
- the ARNT gene encoding aryl hydrocarbon receptor nuclear translocator isoform X6, with amino-acid sequence MAATAANPEMASDVSSLGAAVGSGNPGAGAQTGGAIVQRAAKRRPGLDFDDDGEGNSKFLRCDDDSMPNDKERFARENHSEIERRRRNKMTAYITELSDMVPTCSALARKPDKLTILRMAVSHMKSLRGTGNTSTDGTYKPSFLTDQELKHLILEAADGFLFIVSCETGRVVYVSDSVTPVLNQPQSEWFGSTLYDQVHPDDVGKLREQLSTSENALTGRILDLKTGTVKKEGQQSMRMCMGSRRSFICRMRCGNSSVDAVSVNRLSFMRNRCRNGLGATKDGEPHYVVVHCTGYIKAWPPAGVSLPDDDPDAGQGSKFCLVAIGRLQVTSSPNCTDMSNVCQPTEFISRHNTEGIFTFIDHRCVATVGYQPQELLGKDIVDFCHPEDQQLLRDSFQQVVKLKGQVLSVMFRFRSKNREWLWMRTSSFTFQNPYSDEIEYIICTNTNVKNSSQESRPALSNPMQRPQLGQSVSLPLEMGTAQLPSRQQQQQPQQTELEVVPGRESLSGYDQVPVQPVTAAGPEHSKPLEKAESLFNQERDPRFGEIYSSINADQNKAIPASSVPANPTLFPQGNTFTPSRPAENFRSSSMVPPVNIIQQQPAATGRILAQISRHASPAQVSGSSWAAGTRPAFTAQQVASQAVKTRPPSFSMGTFQGSPSSFSPMAAPGSTASPSSSAYPNLSGRSSGFTTDAAQTPAPFQARAAAEGVGMWPQWQGQHHSTAAGEQHVQQPSQPEAFSDMLTMLGDQGPNYNNEEFPELNIFPSFSE; translated from the exons gCTCGATTTTGATGATGATGGCGAAGGGAACAGTAAATTCCTCAG GTGTGATGACGACTCGATGCCAAACGACAAGGAGCGGTTTGCCAG GGAGAATCACAGCGAGATCGAACGTAGGCGGAGGAACAAAATGACCGCCTACATCACCGAGCTGTCTGACATGGTGCCCACCTGCAGCGCCCTGGCGCGCAAACCGGACAAGCTGACCATCTTACGTATGGCCGTATCCCACATGAAGTCCCTGCGCGGCACAGGGAACACCTCCACGGATGGCACCTACAAACCTTCCTTCCTCACCGACCAG GAGCTCAAACACCTGATCCTGGAGGCAGCCGATGGCTTCTTGTTCATCGTGTCCTGTGAGACGGGGAGGGTGGTTTACGTCTCGGACTCGGTGACTCCTGTCCTCAATCAGCCGCAGTCGGAGTGGTTCGGCAGCACGCTGTACGACCAGGTGCACCCAGATGATGTGGGCAAGCTGAGGGAGCAACTCTCCACATCAGAGAATGCATTGACAG GTCGCATCCTGGATTTGAAGACGGGAACCGTCAAGAAGGAAGGGCAGCAGTCCATGAGGATGTGCATGGGCTCACGGAGATCCTTCATCTGCCGCATGAG GTGTGGCAACAGCTCAGTGGACGCAGTGTCTGTCAATCGTCTCAGCTTCATGAGGAATCGCTGCAG GAACGGCTTAGGTGCGACGAAGGATGGGGAGCCTCACTACGTGGTGGTGCACTGCACAGGTTACATCAAGGCCTGGCCCCCTGCAG GTGTTTCACTGCCTGATGATGACCCAGATGCTGGCCAGGGCAGCAAGTTTTGCCTGGTGGCTATTGGCAGGCTCCAG GTCACCAGCTCTCCCAACTGTACAGACATGAGCAATGTTTGTCAGCCAACAGAGTTCATCTCCCGACACAACACAGAAGGCATTTTCACCTTCATAGACCACCGCTGCGTGGCTACTGTTGGCTACCAGCCACAG GAACTTCTGGGGAAGGACATTGTGGATTTCTGCCACCCAGAGGACCAGCAGCTTTTGAGGGACAGCTTTCAGCAG GTGGTGAAGTTAAAAGGCCAGGTTCTGTCAGTCATGTTCCGATTCCGATCCAAAAACCGGGAATGGCTCTGGATGAGAACCAGCTCCTTTACCTTCCAGAACCCCTACTCGGATGAAATTGAGTACATCATCTGTACCAACACCAACGTCAA GAACTCGAGCCAGGAATCTCGGCCTGCCCTATCAAACCCAATGCAGAGGCCCCAGCTGGGGCAGAGTGTCAGCCTTCCCCTGGAGAtgggcacagctcagctgccctcaaG gcagcagcagcagcagccgcaaCAGACAGAGCTGGAAGTGGTGCCAGGAAGAGAGAGCCTGTCTGGGTACGACCAG GTTCCTGTGCAGCCCGTGACTGCTGCTGgcccagagcacagcaaacCACTGGAGAAGGCAGAGAGCCTCTTTAACCAGGAGAGGGACCCGAGGTTTGGGGAGATCTACAGCAGCATCAACGCAG ACCAGAACAAAGCCATTCCTGCCAGCTCAGTGCCTGCCAACCCCACCCTCTTCCCACAGGGAAACACTTTCACACCGTCACGACCTGCTGAGAACTTCAG gagcagcagcatggtGCCTCCAGTCAACATCATCCAGCAGCAGCCGGCAGCAACAGGTCGGATCCTGGCTCAGATCTCACGTCACGCCAGCCCTGCTCAGGTCAGCGGGAGCAGTTGGGCTGCCGGGACCCGACCGGCGTTCACAGCGCAG CAGGTGGCCTCCCAAGCAGTGAAGACTCGGCCGCCTTCATTCAGCATGGGGACGTTCCAGGGCAGCCCATCCTCATTCAGCCCCATGGCAGCTCCAGGCTCCACAGcttcccccagcagctctgcctacCCAAACCTCTCTGGCCGCAGCTCAGGCTTCA CCACGGATGCGGCGCAGACCCCAGCCCCGTTCCAAGCCCgggcagcagctgaaggagtgGGGATGTGGCCACAATGGCAAGgacagcatcacagcacagcagccgGGGAGCAGCACGTGCAGCAGCCCAGCCAACCTGAGGCCTTCTCA GACATGCTGACCATGCTGGGAGATCAAGGTCCCAACTACAACAACGAGGAGTTCCCCGAGTTGAacatcttcccttctttttcagagtaa
- the ARNT gene encoding aryl hydrocarbon receptor nuclear translocator isoform X9 gives MAATAANPEMASDVSSLGAAVGSGNPGAGAQTGGAIVQRAAKRRPGLDFDDDGEGNSKFLRCDDDSMPNDKERFARENHSEIERRRRNKMTAYITELSDMVPTCSALARKPDKLTILRMAVSHMKSLRGTGNTSTDGTYKPSFLTDQELKHLILEAADGFLFIVSCETGRVVYVSDSVTPVLNQPQSEWFGSTLYDQVHPDDVGKLREQLSTSENALTGRILDLKTGTVKKEGQQSMRMCMGSRRSFICRMRCGNSSVDAVSVNRLSFMRNRCRNGLGATKDGEPHYVVVHCTGYIKAWPPAGVSLPDDDPDAGQGSKFCLVAIGRLQVTSSPNCTDMSNVCQPTEFISRHNTEGIFTFIDHRCVATVGYQPQELLGKDIVDFCHPEDQQLLRDSFQQVVKLKGQVLSVMFRFRSKNREWLWMRTSSFTFQNPYSDEIEYIICTNTNVKQQQQQPQQTELEVVPGRESLSGYDQVPVQPVTAAGPEHSKPLEKAESLFNQERDPRFGEIYSSINADQNKAIPASSVPANPTLFPQGNTFTPSRPAENFRSSSMVPPVNIIQQQPAATGRILAQISRHASPAQVSGSSWAAGTRPAFTAQQVASQAVKTRPPSFSMGTFQGSPSSFSPMAAPGSTASPSSSAYPNLSGRSSGFTTDAAQTPAPFQARAAAEGVGMWPQWQGQHHSTAAGEQHVQQPSQPEAFSDMLTMLGDQGPNYNNEEFPELNIFPSFSE, from the exons gCTCGATTTTGATGATGATGGCGAAGGGAACAGTAAATTCCTCAG GTGTGATGACGACTCGATGCCAAACGACAAGGAGCGGTTTGCCAG GGAGAATCACAGCGAGATCGAACGTAGGCGGAGGAACAAAATGACCGCCTACATCACCGAGCTGTCTGACATGGTGCCCACCTGCAGCGCCCTGGCGCGCAAACCGGACAAGCTGACCATCTTACGTATGGCCGTATCCCACATGAAGTCCCTGCGCGGCACAGGGAACACCTCCACGGATGGCACCTACAAACCTTCCTTCCTCACCGACCAG GAGCTCAAACACCTGATCCTGGAGGCAGCCGATGGCTTCTTGTTCATCGTGTCCTGTGAGACGGGGAGGGTGGTTTACGTCTCGGACTCGGTGACTCCTGTCCTCAATCAGCCGCAGTCGGAGTGGTTCGGCAGCACGCTGTACGACCAGGTGCACCCAGATGATGTGGGCAAGCTGAGGGAGCAACTCTCCACATCAGAGAATGCATTGACAG GTCGCATCCTGGATTTGAAGACGGGAACCGTCAAGAAGGAAGGGCAGCAGTCCATGAGGATGTGCATGGGCTCACGGAGATCCTTCATCTGCCGCATGAG GTGTGGCAACAGCTCAGTGGACGCAGTGTCTGTCAATCGTCTCAGCTTCATGAGGAATCGCTGCAG GAACGGCTTAGGTGCGACGAAGGATGGGGAGCCTCACTACGTGGTGGTGCACTGCACAGGTTACATCAAGGCCTGGCCCCCTGCAG GTGTTTCACTGCCTGATGATGACCCAGATGCTGGCCAGGGCAGCAAGTTTTGCCTGGTGGCTATTGGCAGGCTCCAG GTCACCAGCTCTCCCAACTGTACAGACATGAGCAATGTTTGTCAGCCAACAGAGTTCATCTCCCGACACAACACAGAAGGCATTTTCACCTTCATAGACCACCGCTGCGTGGCTACTGTTGGCTACCAGCCACAG GAACTTCTGGGGAAGGACATTGTGGATTTCTGCCACCCAGAGGACCAGCAGCTTTTGAGGGACAGCTTTCAGCAG GTGGTGAAGTTAAAAGGCCAGGTTCTGTCAGTCATGTTCCGATTCCGATCCAAAAACCGGGAATGGCTCTGGATGAGAACCAGCTCCTTTACCTTCCAGAACCCCTACTCGGATGAAATTGAGTACATCATCTGTACCAACACCAACGTCAA gcagcagcagcagcagccgcaaCAGACAGAGCTGGAAGTGGTGCCAGGAAGAGAGAGCCTGTCTGGGTACGACCAG GTTCCTGTGCAGCCCGTGACTGCTGCTGgcccagagcacagcaaacCACTGGAGAAGGCAGAGAGCCTCTTTAACCAGGAGAGGGACCCGAGGTTTGGGGAGATCTACAGCAGCATCAACGCAG ACCAGAACAAAGCCATTCCTGCCAGCTCAGTGCCTGCCAACCCCACCCTCTTCCCACAGGGAAACACTTTCACACCGTCACGACCTGCTGAGAACTTCAG gagcagcagcatggtGCCTCCAGTCAACATCATCCAGCAGCAGCCGGCAGCAACAGGTCGGATCCTGGCTCAGATCTCACGTCACGCCAGCCCTGCTCAGGTCAGCGGGAGCAGTTGGGCTGCCGGGACCCGACCGGCGTTCACAGCGCAG CAGGTGGCCTCCCAAGCAGTGAAGACTCGGCCGCCTTCATTCAGCATGGGGACGTTCCAGGGCAGCCCATCCTCATTCAGCCCCATGGCAGCTCCAGGCTCCACAGcttcccccagcagctctgcctacCCAAACCTCTCTGGCCGCAGCTCAGGCTTCA CCACGGATGCGGCGCAGACCCCAGCCCCGTTCCAAGCCCgggcagcagctgaaggagtgGGGATGTGGCCACAATGGCAAGgacagcatcacagcacagcagccgGGGAGCAGCACGTGCAGCAGCCCAGCCAACCTGAGGCCTTCTCA GACATGCTGACCATGCTGGGAGATCAAGGTCCCAACTACAACAACGAGGAGTTCCCCGAGTTGAacatcttcccttctttttcagagtaa